Within Ovis aries strain OAR_USU_Benz2616 breed Rambouillet chromosome 3, ARS-UI_Ramb_v3.0, whole genome shotgun sequence, the genomic segment TCTGGAGATCTCTGCCATGCTGACCTCTTGTTTGCTGTGTTGCCTTGCGCCAGGTCCCTGCCCCAGCAAGAGCTCgcatcctcctgcctctcctgggcCTCAGCTCTCGGCCACTCCACTCACCCCGCCGGCCGGCCGGGTCTGCCTTTGCCAGAGCAGGGCTAGAATCCGTGGTGGGGACGGGagctccctcccgcctccctcaaAGCCAGTGGAGACCAGTCCCCGCCCGCCTCTGGCTCTGCCCCAGGGCAGCTGACATTTAGCAGAGGTCAGGCCCCAACCCCTGACTGTCCTGCCTCCTGCAGTCAGCTGTGCCGACCCCCACCTGAGGCCGGGCTCCAGGGTGTCTGCATTTAAACTGGAGGAGGGGGGACATATGAGGGCGCAAGTATCACCCTGGCCAGCAGGATTGGCAGACCCAGCTGCTCCTCACTAGCGTGCTCAGGACTCCTCACcaaggggaggctggggagggtggCCCCTCCTCCCCGACATGAAAGGGTGGGAGGATATGGTCCTTAAAGCTTGTTCTAGATCAAACATTTCATGATTGTGTGCCTTATAATCATGTAGTTTAGAGAACATTTATGTTGGAGTCTTCCAGCCTTGAGCTTTGAAAGAAGTAGAAACCTGTTGAATACCTGCTGTACACCAGGAACTCtgtactcatttcacagatgTAGAAACCAAGGTTCAGAATGGTGAGGAGCCTGGCTTTAGTTAGGAAAGGAAGGGGAGAGTAtagcaagtgaagtgaagttgctcagtcgtgtccaactctttgcgatcctgtggactgtagcccaccaggctcctccgtccatgggattctccaggcaagaatactggagtgggtggccatttccttctccaggggatcttcccgacccagtgatctaacccaggtctcccgcattgcaggcagacactttaacctccgagccaccagggatgctcaAATGACCCAGAGGAAGAACCAGAAACATAGGGAGAGGCCACAGAAAGGAACATTTTAAGGGAAAGGACagtgcgcccccccccccccccccccccccccacacacacacacaggaagggaaatgaaaatacCAGTTTCTGTCCCAGCCCCTTCTCTACCTCCGTAAGTCACTCCAGCCAAGGCACTGGTCATtaattcagtcatgcctgactctttgcagccccatagactgtagtcctccaggctcctctgcccatggaattttccagacaagaatattggagtggagtgccattcccttctccaggcgatcttcccaacccggggatcgaacctgagtctcttacgtctgctgcgctggcaagcagattctttaccactcagtgcTACCCGGGAAGGCACTGGTCTGACTTGGCCAGGTGGGTGTAACCTCCTGGCCGGTGTGCCCTCTTTCCTGGGCTGTGTGGTGAGAGTCAAAGGTGCTGCACAGGCTCCCTCATGAGATAAAGAGCATGGCTGAGTTAAGTGTGGAGTCCAGTTTAGAGTAACGTGAGCCTTTCAGTTTCTTAGTTGTGACCACATACTGTGGCAATGTAAGTGTCCACACGTGGGGAGACGGGGTAACCAGTGTAAAGGAACCCTCTGaactatctttgcaactttttgATAAGCTACAAATATTCTAAAACAGAACTttgttttaattatgaaaaacaatatatatggCTTTCCATTCCACAACCATAAACTAATTGATAAACTGTGCAAACAAGTAGAGAATGGTCATAATCACGATCCCTCATAGAGAATGATTCATTCCAAATGAGTATGgaatatgtgaaatttaaaaggaaatggtACATTTATTTCTACTGACATGAAAGTCTCTTTAACCTGTGGTTGATTGAGGAAAACCACTTGATTGGATGAGTGTTCAAtagaataataattataaaaaaaatattaagctgagaacagaaaaaaatgcatataaaacCAGTGATGCACCTCAAGCAGAAAATATTATGGCTGGATATCAGTCAACTGCCTTGCATGGGGCAATGAAGgagctgttattcagtcactcagtcgtgtctgactctttgcaacctcatggactatgacGCCCCAAGCTtctcttgtccttcactatttcctggagtttgctcaaacccatgtctattaagttggtgatgccatccaaccatctcatcatctgtcatccccttctcctcctgcctgcaatctttcccagcatcagggtcttttccaatgagccgactcttcgcatcaggtggccaaaggattggagcttcagcttcagcatcagttcttccattgaatattcagggttgatttctgttaggattgactagtttcaCCTCCTTGctgcccatgggactctcaagagtcttctccagcaccatgattcaaaagcataaattcttgtGTGCTTAGCctgttttatggtccaactctcacatctatatatgacttttggcaaaaccgtagctttgactgtatggccctttgttggcaaagtgatgtctctgctttttaaatacattgtctaggtgtgtcttagctttccttccagggtgcaagcatcttttaattttggggCTGCAGTCGCCATCCTCTGGAGAACTTTTTCTTAATTGTGTTTATTAAATATGTTAGAATTAGAAGTGTTCCCTTGAGACCTGgaaatttttttcagtgaaaaaggTTTGTTAAtatagccacacacacacacacaaagagacagacagatggacagatagaAGGAGAAAGCATCCTGGACAGTGCAGGAAAGGGACCTCATGTCTGCAGCCTACAACCCACTCTCCCCCTCCCTTAGGGCCTGTAAGCCCCTTGAGGCAGGTTCCACATTGTAGGGTTGAGCTTCTCCCAGGATGCATTCTGTTCTGGAGTAAAGCCCAGCGATGCAGCTGGCACAGTCATGGTGGGGTGGGCCAGGTGCTGGAGCTGGTTGCTGTTCTGCCAAAGTTTTACTTTCCTTTTAGTAAACTTTTTCAAAGGATTCATTTGAAACCACTCTAGCACACaaacaatttcaattttttatagaagagaagagaatttcaatatacagtcattaaaagaaaaaaatagaaacaatagaagTAAGAACATACATCACCACATTGGGGCAACAACCTACATCCAGACTTGACCATCATTGGGAGGTCCCTGCAATCTGGAGTCCCAGATGGGAAGGGTTTTGGGTGGTGCATACACCCTATGGGTGATAATCCAAATTGCAGCTTTGAGGGCTCCTGCTTATAATCCCAGGCCACAACCTGGTACTATAAGCAGTTTGTGTTCAAAAATGCAGCTCTAGGTTGTCTTTTTCGTTTTTAACTTTTACAATGCTATTTGTTTCACCTTTTGAGTCACAGGATTTCATTAGACCCCAGGGGGTTGGCCAGACCTCCAGGGGCTCAAGAATCCCAAGACCCACTCCCTTTCTTATTTAAAGTGCTGCCTGACTTGCTTTGCTTTCAGGCAGGCATGGAATCCAGGCAGTGTGCAAGCAGGTCAGAGGCCGGCTCTCCTTCTGAAGCCTGAACACGactttttctattttagtttCTCTAAAAGTTGCATTCCTTCCCTCGGGAGAAGAGCCTCAGGCTCCCCTCGCCAGGTCTGCAGACTCCTAACTGCTCTGCTTTCTCCCCCATTTCCTGCAGGATGAAGATGAAACGCTACAAGCTGTTTCTCATGTTCTGTATGGCCGGCCTGTGTCTCATCTCCTTCCTGCACTTCTTTAAGACCCTGTCCTATGTCACCTTTCCCCGCGAACTGGCCTCTCTCAGCCCTAATCTGGTGTCCAGCTTCTTCTGGAACAATGCCCCGGTCACGCCCCAGGCCAGCCCGGAGCCGGGTAGCCCCGACCTGCTGCGGACCCCACTCTATTCCCACTCACCCCTGCTCCAGCCGCTGTCGCCGAGCAAGGCCACGGAGGAGCTCCACCGGATGGACTTCGTGCTGCCCGAGGACACCACCGAGTACTTCGTCCGCACCAAAGCCGGGGGCGTCTGCTTCAAGCCAGGTACCAAGATGCTGGAGAAGCCCCCATCGGGGCGGCCAGAGGAGAAGATGGAGGCGGGCGACGGCGCGTCGTCGTCGGCGCGGGGCCCGGGCCGGCAGCTGCTGAGCGCCCGGGAGCGAGCGGGGAGCCGCGGCCCCGGCACGCGGCGCAAGTGGGTGGAGTGCGTGTGCCTCCCGGGCTGGCACGGGCCGAGCTGCGGCGTGCCCACCGTGGTGCAGTACTCCAACCTGCCCACCAAGGAGCGCCTGGTGCCGCGGGAGGTGCCGCGGCGGGTCATCAACGCCATCAACATCAACCACGAGTTCGACCTGCTGGACGTGCGCTTCCACGAGCTGGGCGACGTGGTGGACGCCTTCGTGGTGTGCGAGTCCAACTTCACCGCGTACGGGGAGCCGCGGCCGCTCAAGTTCCGCGAGATGCTGACCAACGGCACCTTCGAGTACATCCGGCACAAGGTGCTGTACGTCTTCCTGGACCACTTCCCGCTGGGCGGGCGGCAGGACGGCTGGATCGCAGACGACTACCTGCGCACCTTCCTGACGCAGGACGGCGTGTCGCGGCTGCGCAACCTGCGGCCGGACGACGTCTTCATCATCGACGACGCCGACGAGATCCCCGCGCGCGACGGCGTGCTCTTCCTCAAGCTCTACGACGGCTGGACGGAGCCCTTCGCCTTCCACATGCGCAAGTCGCTGTACGGCTTCTTCTGGAAGCAGCCGGGCAGCCTGGAGGTGGTGTCGGGCTGCACGGTGGACATGCTGCAGACGGTGTACGGGCTGGACGGCATCCGCCTGCGCCGCCGGCAGTACTACACCATGCCCAACTTCCGCCAGTATGAGAACCGCACGGGCCACATCCTGGTGCAGTGGTCGCTGGGGAGCCCCCTGCACTTCGCCGGCTGGCATTGCTCCTGGTGCTTCACGCCCGAGGGCATCTACTTCAAGCTGGTGTCGGCCCAGAACGGCGACTTCCCCCGCTGGGGCGACTACGAGGACAAGCGGGACCTCAACTACATCCGCAGCCTGATCCGCACGGGGGGCTGGTTCGACGGCACGCAGCAGGAGTACCCGCCGGCGGACCCCAGCGAGCACATGTACGCCCCCAAGTACCTGCTGAAGAACTACGACCAGTTCCGCTACCTGCTGGACAACCCCTACCAGGAGCCGAAGAGCACAGCGGCCGGTGGGCGGCGGAACAAGGGTCCGGAGGGAAGGCCACCCGCCAGGGGCAAATTGGATGTGGTTGAAGGCTAAGGCTGCATGATCTTACAGGgccaggggcagggtgggggtggggtggggtgttggCCCCTGCCCCTCCTGTTGTTACCTTTCTGCCTCCTTCCACCCTCTGGGTGGTTCGTCAGAGGACCAGGAGTGGAAGGTGGGGGAGTCTTTCCTACTCAAGCCCCTGTGAATCCAGGGTCAGGCCTGTGAGCTCAGAAAACACCCTTACCCCACCAGGGGAGGAGAGCAGGTGCCACCGCCCCTAGGAGTGCTGCGGCTGGGAGGTGCCTGCAGAGAGCGCAGGAGGGTTACtggggagcaggggtgggtgggggagggagcctGCAGGAACCCTGGGGCAGCAAGAGGGGTGCCGCGGTCCCCTCCAGGGAGAAGCAGCCCACCATGTGGCCTCCTGGGGCTTTGGACCCACGGTAGGAAGGGAGAGATGCCAGGAGTTCCCAGGGCTCTGTAAATAGTTGCATTCGGGCCCTGGAAGAAGCAGGGACACCAGGGTGGGAGGGAATGAAAAACGGCAGCTGGAAAGAAGCTCCAATGGATGCTTTGTAGTGGCCTCAGGAGTGCCGGGCCAGAGGGAGTGGGGACCTCCACTCTCGTCTCACAGGACATACAGCACAGATGGCCCTGTGCCCCTCAGCCCCTCTGGAGATGACGCAGGTGTGGGGAAGCCCGGGGAGTCTTCTTCTAGGTTCCAAAGCTGGCCTTGACATTTCTTCTTACTTTTTATATCACTGTCTTGTGGGCTGCCCACCCAGTCCTTGCAAGTTTCAAGAGTCCAGTTCTCAGGCTGGGATGGGACTGTCAGCTAGCCTAGTAGGTGAGATGTGGGGAGCCTCCTCCCCCATCACCCCTTCCCACTAGAACCCACAGCCTCAGCTCTCCACTGTCTCAGGTGGAGGCACCCTTGTGCCCCTTTGGGGGCTGGCTTGGGGCCAGGAAGGGGCCACAAGGCTGCTCTGGGCCCACGAGGGACATTAAGGCCAGTTGTTTGTCGTCTCATTCCTTAGCTGCCTCGGGGGAGGGGGGTGTATATGTTAGAGTAGATTCTAAGCTGCTGTAATTAAGAGACCCCAAAATACAGCGGTTTCGGCAGACAGAAGCTTGTTTCTAACTTACCTCTCTGGAGGGTGGTGGTCTGGAGGGCAGCTCTGCTTTCCTGCCTCATGCCTTCCATCTCTGGATAGAGTGGTTGCTCCAGCTCCCACCGTCTCGTTTGCATCCATGTCCGAGGGAAACAGAGGACGTGCATGCCCCATCTGTTGAGAGCGTGAGCCAGAGGTGGCACAGTCACTTCTGATGGCATCTTGCAGGACTACGTCACTTGGCCACCAGAGCTGCAAGGGAAGCGGGAGAAATGGTTTCCAGCTGGGCTGCCCCTGTCACCTATTAAAGGAAGGAGGGGACAAAATGAAGGCGGAGAGGATACTTACAGGGACAAGGGGCATCTCTGAccctgagggaggaggggagagggcggAAGTGACTGTTGCCCTGGTGGGATCCTGCTGACATGCTCACAGCTCCTGCATCGGCCTGTCCCTGCCCGTCTCACTGGCGACCCAGGGCTGGATCACTAAGAGCATGCAGTGGTGGGCAGGGAGCGGCGCCCCCTCCCAGCGGCCCCCTCGGGTGTTTACCCAGTGATGCTGAGCCTGCCTGTGGAACGGTACATGTCTTTGCGTGCGTGTGTATTTATGGCATGGGTGCATGCTTGGTGTGTACTTGTCCGTGTCTGTGTTGGTGTGTCCCTGTATATATATGCCTGTGTGTGGGACGTGGGAGCAGGGCCCAGGCCTCTCCTTGCTGGGACCTGGAGCCTGTGGCCATACTTCCTGCAACTCCCCAAAATGACTGAGGCAGAAAGGCAACCTGGGGAGCCAGAAAGCCAGGCTAAAAGGGATATGGGggtccgtctgtctgtctgtctttcagtCTAAGGAATGAGAATGCTCTCAACCTGAGGGCTGTACCGCTGTGAGACCACGACCTCCTAGCCTCTTCCCTCTAAGCCTCCAGCCAAGACTTTCTCGGCGTGTCTTACTGGGGGGTTTCCCGGGGAGCTGGTGTGGTGTGGGGAGCTGGCTGCGGAACAGCCTCAGGCAGGCGGGCATGAAGCAGGCTGGGGGGCCCCCACTGTCCCTCCAGTTGAGGGGGTGTCCCAAGGGAACCAACCCCTCCC encodes:
- the MGAT3 gene encoding beta-1,4-mannosyl-glycoprotein 4-beta-N-acetylglucosaminyltransferase isoform X4 encodes the protein MMKMKRYKLFLMFCMAGLCLISFLHFFKTLSYVTFPRELASLSPNLVSSFFWNNAPVTPQASPEPGSPDLLRTPLYSHSPLLQPLSPSKATEELHRMDFVLPEDTTEYFVRTKAGGVCFKPGTKMLEKPPSGRPEEKMEAGDGASSSARGPGRQLLSARERAGSRGPGTRRKWVECVCLPGWHGPSCGVPTVVQYSNLPTKERLVPREVPRRVINAININHEFDLLDVRFHELGDVVDAFVVCESNFTAYGEPRPLKFREMLTNGTFEYIRHKVLYVFLDHFPLGGRQDGWIADDYLRTFLTQDGVSRLRNLRPDDVFIIDDADEIPARDGVLFLKLYDGWTEPFAFHMRKSLYGFFWKQPGSLEVVSGCTVDMLQTVYGLDGIRLRRRQYYTMPNFRQYENRTGHILVQWSLGSPLHFAGWHCSWCFTPEGIYFKLVSAQNGDFPRWGDYEDKRDLNYIRSLIRTGGWFDGTQQEYPPADPSEHMYAPKYLLKNYDQFRYLLDNPYQEPKSTAAGGRRNKGPEGRPPARGKLDVVEG
- the MGAT3 gene encoding beta-1,4-mannosyl-glycoprotein 4-beta-N-acetylglucosaminyltransferase isoform X1: MADKWGGPFPKLWQGLHGMLHLRVQVRPAPEKHRGNGRRLHGYFDLCNRDADTGWQAMSTSWMKMKRYKLFLMFCMAGLCLISFLHFFKTLSYVTFPRELASLSPNLVSSFFWNNAPVTPQASPEPGSPDLLRTPLYSHSPLLQPLSPSKATEELHRMDFVLPEDTTEYFVRTKAGGVCFKPGTKMLEKPPSGRPEEKMEAGDGASSSARGPGRQLLSARERAGSRGPGTRRKWVECVCLPGWHGPSCGVPTVVQYSNLPTKERLVPREVPRRVINAININHEFDLLDVRFHELGDVVDAFVVCESNFTAYGEPRPLKFREMLTNGTFEYIRHKVLYVFLDHFPLGGRQDGWIADDYLRTFLTQDGVSRLRNLRPDDVFIIDDADEIPARDGVLFLKLYDGWTEPFAFHMRKSLYGFFWKQPGSLEVVSGCTVDMLQTVYGLDGIRLRRRQYYTMPNFRQYENRTGHILVQWSLGSPLHFAGWHCSWCFTPEGIYFKLVSAQNGDFPRWGDYEDKRDLNYIRSLIRTGGWFDGTQQEYPPADPSEHMYAPKYLLKNYDQFRYLLDNPYQEPKSTAAGGRRNKGPEGRPPARGKLDVVEG
- the MGAT3 gene encoding beta-1,4-mannosyl-glycoprotein 4-beta-N-acetylglucosaminyltransferase isoform X2, which translates into the protein MASRMKMKRYKLFLMFCMAGLCLISFLHFFKTLSYVTFPRELASLSPNLVSSFFWNNAPVTPQASPEPGSPDLLRTPLYSHSPLLQPLSPSKATEELHRMDFVLPEDTTEYFVRTKAGGVCFKPGTKMLEKPPSGRPEEKMEAGDGASSSARGPGRQLLSARERAGSRGPGTRRKWVECVCLPGWHGPSCGVPTVVQYSNLPTKERLVPREVPRRVINAININHEFDLLDVRFHELGDVVDAFVVCESNFTAYGEPRPLKFREMLTNGTFEYIRHKVLYVFLDHFPLGGRQDGWIADDYLRTFLTQDGVSRLRNLRPDDVFIIDDADEIPARDGVLFLKLYDGWTEPFAFHMRKSLYGFFWKQPGSLEVVSGCTVDMLQTVYGLDGIRLRRRQYYTMPNFRQYENRTGHILVQWSLGSPLHFAGWHCSWCFTPEGIYFKLVSAQNGDFPRWGDYEDKRDLNYIRSLIRTGGWFDGTQQEYPPADPSEHMYAPKYLLKNYDQFRYLLDNPYQEPKSTAAGGRRNKGPEGRPPARGKLDVVEG
- the MGAT3 gene encoding beta-1,4-mannosyl-glycoprotein 4-beta-N-acetylglucosaminyltransferase isoform X5, which encodes MKMKRYKLFLMFCMAGLCLISFLHFFKTLSYVTFPRELASLSPNLVSSFFWNNAPVTPQASPEPGSPDLLRTPLYSHSPLLQPLSPSKATEELHRMDFVLPEDTTEYFVRTKAGGVCFKPGTKMLEKPPSGRPEEKMEAGDGASSSARGPGRQLLSARERAGSRGPGTRRKWVECVCLPGWHGPSCGVPTVVQYSNLPTKERLVPREVPRRVINAININHEFDLLDVRFHELGDVVDAFVVCESNFTAYGEPRPLKFREMLTNGTFEYIRHKVLYVFLDHFPLGGRQDGWIADDYLRTFLTQDGVSRLRNLRPDDVFIIDDADEIPARDGVLFLKLYDGWTEPFAFHMRKSLYGFFWKQPGSLEVVSGCTVDMLQTVYGLDGIRLRRRQYYTMPNFRQYENRTGHILVQWSLGSPLHFAGWHCSWCFTPEGIYFKLVSAQNGDFPRWGDYEDKRDLNYIRSLIRTGGWFDGTQQEYPPADPSEHMYAPKYLLKNYDQFRYLLDNPYQEPKSTAAGGRRNKGPEGRPPARGKLDVVEG